The DNA sequence CGAGGACGGTGCGGCCGGCGGGGTCGGCGGCGGTGTGCACGAGGGCGTCACCGGCGACCGGGCCGGTCAGCTCGAACGGGCTGCCGGTGTGGAAACGGCGGTTGAGCGGGTGGTCGACGACCGGGTCGAGCGCGCCCGAGCGCCGGCCGCGCCGCCCGGCCGTCACCGCCACGAGCGAGAGGCCGTGTGCGGCCCACGCCACCTCGACCTGCTCGCGGGTCGGGTTCTCCCCGTCGTACCCGGGGAACATGAGGACCTCGTCGGTGTACTCGTGGTTGGCCACCATGAGGAGCTCGTCCTGGCCACGCAGCGGCAGCAGGCCGAGGTAGTCGCAGTTGTAGCCGAACTGGCGCTGCTGGCCCGCGGCCGTGTACTCGCCCGGCACGAAGTCGGGGGCGTCGGAGAAGAGCTTGTCGCCCCAGCGGATGACGACGTCGGAGAGGTAGCCGCCGGGGACGGTCACCGCGTCGGCGGTGTTCGGTGCGACCGGGGCGAAGCGCAGGCCCGGGGCGCCGTCGGGCCCGCCGGTGACGGCCGGGGCGGCGATCGCCTGCTCCTGGCCGGAGGTGGCCACCGCACCGGCGGCGGCGATGACGGCGCCGGCCTTGAGAACGGTGCGGCGGGAGAAGGCGCGGGCGGCGACGTCGCCGAAGTAGTCGTTGCCCGACGTGTTGGGCACGTCGTGGAAGCAGGCGTCGCCGCACCGGAAGCGGCAGGTGAGCGACGAGCGGTTCCCGCCGTGGTTGGACAGCAGCGGAAGGAAGCGGCGCGTGGGCGTGACGGTCATGGCACTCCTCGGGAGGTGGTCCTCGTGAACACCCCCACGCTAGGAAGCCCCGGGTTCCGGGGGATGAACGTGCCGTGAACATCAGTGGTCCGTCGCGGCACGGTGCCGGCGGGCCCGTCGGGGGCGAGGCGCGCCGCTAGTGTCGTACACCATAAATTCACGGGATAAGTCGTAGAATGGGGTATGTCGCGATCTGGGCGCCCGAAGGCCGAGTTGGTCCTCACTGCTGAGGAGCGTGAGCAGCTGATGCGCTGGTCGCGCAGGGCGAAGTCCGCCCAGGCGTTGGCGCTGCGCTCGCGGATCGTCCTGGCCTGCGCGGAGGGGCTGGACAACAAGTCGGTGGCCGCCCGTCTGGGGTGCGCGGCGGCGACGGTGGGCAAGTGGCGCGCCCGGTTCGTCGAGCTGCGGCTGGACGGGCTGGCGGACGAGCCGCGCCCGGGGCGGCCGGCCTCGATCAGCGCCGAGCAGGTCGAGGACGTCGTGGTCGCCACGCTGGAGTCGACACCGAAGAACGCCACGCACTGGTCGCGGGCGAAGATGGCCGAGCGCACCGGGTTGAGCAGGTCCACCATCGGGCGGATCTGGAAGGCGTTCGAGCTCAAGCCGCACCGCGAGGAGGGGTTCAAGCTCTCCAACGACCCGCTGTTCGTGGAGAAGGTCTACGACGTCGTCGGGCTCTACCTCGACCCGCCGGAGTCCGCGGTGGTGCTGTGCGTGGACGAGAAGAGCCAGGTCCAGGCACTGGCCAGGTCCCAGCCGGCGTTGCCGATGATGCCCGGGATGCCCGAGCGGCGCACCCACGACTACGTCCGGCACGGCACCACCAGCCTGTTCGCCGCGTTCAACACCGCCGACGGCACCGTGATCTCCTCCCTGCACCGTAAGCACCGGGCGGTGGAGTTCAAGAAGTTCCTGACCAAGATCGATACCGAGGTTCCCGACCACCTCGACGTCCACCTGATCTGCGACAACTACTCCACCCACAAGCACCCCACGGTCAACCGCTGGCTTCAGGCGCACCCGCGCTTCCACATGCACTTCACCCCGACGTACTCGTCCTGGATCAACCAGGTCGAGCGGTTCTTCGCCTACGTCACCGCCGACCTGCTCCAGCGCTCGGACCACCGCAGCGTCCAGGCCCTCGAGGCCGACATCCGCAACTGGGTCAAAGCCTGGAACGATGACCCCAAGCCGTTCATCTGGACCAAGACCGCCGAACAGATCCTCGAATCACTGAAACGACTTCTTCAACGGACTACCGGCGCAGGACACTAGCCTGGCCGGCACGTACGACCGTCCGGAGAGTGCTGGGAGCCAGGAAGGAAGCGATGGCCGAGCTCGAGATGCTGACGGGTGCGGTAGCCGAGGAGCCCCTCCTGATCATCGCCGTCGGTGCCCTGCTGGCCGCCCTGCTCCTCGCCCGGTGGGTGCGTCACGCCCGGCCGCGGCCGGGCGAGATCTGGTTCGCCGAGGTCCCCTTCGGCGATGGCGGGGGCAGCAAGGACCGGCCCGTCCTCGTGCTCGCGGTCGACGGTCGCCGGTGCACGGTCGCACGGTTCACGTCACAGGACCGGAGCGCGCGGCGGGACCACCTCCGCGTGCCGGCCGGCGTCGTCGGCCTACGCCGCGCCAGCTGGGTGGACCTTCGATCCCGCGATCTGCCGCGATCGGCGTTCCGCCGTCGGGCGGGGGTTCCGGGTGAGGGACTGGTGCGGTGGTACGCGCAGGTCAGCGCGCAGCTGCCGCCGGACGTGCGGCGAGCCTCGAACTGACCGCTGCACGCCTCAGAGCCAGCCCTTGCGCTTGAACACCGCCCACATCGTCACCGACGTCGCGACCATGAGGGCGAGGGCGAGCGGGTACCCCAGGGACCAGTGCAGCTCGGGCATGTGGTCGAAGTTCATGCCGTAGATCCCGCCGACCAGGGTCGGGGCGAAGAGGATGGCGGCCCACGCGGAGATGCGCTTGACGACGTCGTTCTGCTCCAGGGAGGTCTCCGTCAGGCGCTGGGTCTCCTCGTTCTGGCGCTGGCCGACCAGGGTGGCGTTGACCGTGAGGATGTTCTGCAGGAGCACCCGGAAGGCGTCGGCGCGCTCGGTGACGCGCACCGCGTGGTCGGTGACGTCGCGCAGGCGCCGCTGGAGCTCGTCGTGCACGCCATACTTGTCGAAGCCGCCCTGGAGCGCCTCGACCATGCCGACGAGGGGCTGGGTGGCGCGCTGGAACTCGATGACCTCACGGAAGAGGGAGTAGATACGCCGCGAGACGTCGGGGTCGCCGCCGAAGACCTCGTCCTCGATCTCGTCGATGTCGTTCTGCAGCCCGGCGACGACCGGGGCGTACTCGTCCACGACCTGGTCGAGGATCGCGTAGAGCACCGCCTCCGGGCCCAACCTCAGCAGCTCGGGGCTCTGCTCCATGCGCCGGCGCACCCGCGCGAGGTCGGGGGACTCCGCGTGCCGGACCGTGACGACGAAGTCCGGCCCCGTGAAGACGTGGACCTCCCCGAACTCCACCCGCTCGTCGTCCTCGAGGTAGCGCGCCGGCCGCAGCACGGTGAACAGCACGTCGCCGTAGCGCTCGATCTTGGGCCGCTGGTGCGCCGAGACCGTGTCCTCCAGGGCGAGCTCGTGGAGGCCGAACTCCGCGGCGATCGAGCTGATCTCGGCCGCGTCGGGACGGTACAGCCCGATCCAGCCCATCCCGCCGCGCAGGCGCATGAGGTCGTACGTGACGTCGAGCGACTCCGGCTCGGCGTGACGCTCGCCGTCGACGTAGACGGCGTTGTCCACGATGCCCATGGCTGCCTCCGTGCCGGTCAGGAGAGCCGGACCATCTCGTCGAGGTCGTCGGCGGGCAGATCGCCCGCCACGGTGGCGTTGACGCTCAGGCGGGTGAGCCGCAATGACGCCCCGTAGCTCGAGAGGAACGCGGTGTCGGCGGCGTCACGGCCGGTGGCGATGCGCAGCAGGGTCTCGCGCGGGGCGAGGCTCGTGGCGTCCACGACGTGCCAGTCCTCGTCCACCCAGACCTCGGCGACGGCGTGGAAGTCCATGGGGCTCAGACCCGGGGCGTAGACGGCCGCCACGCGAGCCGGCACATCGAGCGCGCGCAGGAGGGCGACGACGAGGTGGGCGTAGTCGCGGCACACGCCGCGGCGGGCGAGGAAGGTCTCGACCGCGCCGTCGGTGACGCGGCTCGAGCCCGGCACGTAGGACAGCTGGGTGCCCACCCACGACGAGACCGCCGTGACGAGGTCCCACCCTCTCAGCCCGCGGAACTCCGACAGCGCCAGCGGGCGCAGCCGGTCGGACTCGGCGTAGCGCGAGGGCCGGCGGTACGTGAACAGCTCGGTGCGCTCCTGGGCCAGCGGGGGGTGCGGCACGGCGCCCTCGCCGTCGACCCGGGCGCGGTAGGCGATCTCGAGGGTCTGCCCCGCCGGGGTCCCGGCGGGCAGGTCGAGGACGTGCACCACGCCCTTGTGCCGGCCCACGTGCTCGATCGGCAACAGGGCCGTCCCGTCGAGGGTGACCGAGAGCTCCTCGTCGATGTCCAGCCCCGGGATCCGGGCGACGGCGACCATCAGCTCGAGCTCTGCGGCCCCGGCCGAGGTGGTGAGCGTGATGCGGGAGGAGACGTTGCGGCGCACCGGCCAAGCGTAGGGCCGCGGGCGGGCGGTCGCGGACGAGGTCCTCGCGCGACGTCCCGGGCGGAGCCGGCCACCGGGGCGGGTCGTGCGCCGCGACATGGGGGCTGCGCGCCCGGGCCCGGTGGTGGAGAATCGCGCCAGGCCGGCCACCGGCTGCGCCACCGCCGGCCGGCGGTGGCGGCCACGAGGGAGGGGACCCACGATGAGCGACAGGCGCGTACCGCGACGGCCGGCGATGCTGGACCCGATCCAGGCCGAGCTCATCGAGGGCGACGAGGACCCGGCGACCCGGTCCGACGTCGCGCACACCACCGCTCAGGCGCTGGTCCACGGCGGCCGCGAGGGCGCCGACGAGGACCCCGAGCTGGTGCGCCGGCTCGTCACCCTCGTCGACCGCGAGGGCCTCGACGAGATCGCCGTGCTGTGGTCGCGCAGCCCGCACACCACCTTGCCGGGCACGCTGTGGCGCCTGTACCTCCTGCGCGAGTGGGTGCGCCGCGACCCCGACACGGTCTCCCAGCGCTACCGGCTCGGCCTCCAGCGGGCCGAGGTCGCGGGCGTCGTCGCCGGCGTCGCCTCGCCGCCCGGACCCGAGGAGGTCAGCGACGTCGTCGACAAGGTCCTCTCGGGCCTGTTCGAGCGTGACCTCGACGTCGCGCTCGAGCGGGCCTCGGCCTTCCTGCGCGTGCTGGCCACCGGCTCGGCCATGGACGCCGACTGGATCGAGGAGGACGACGACGAGCTCGCCTTCCAGGTCACGCGCCGCGCGTCGGCGCTGCTCACCACGGCCGAGGAGCTCGAGGAGGCGGCCGAGCTGCACCGCAACGGCCACCTGGACTGAGGAACGCCCACCTCGACCGAGCCGCCCCCTTCCGGCCCGCCCCCGTGTCGGTGATACTGCCAGTACCGGCAACGACGACGGGAGGCAGCATGGCTGCGACGGTGCGACCCACCGACACGACAGCCGCGCGGACCGGTGTGCGGGCGGACGGCCCGGCACACGTGAGCGAGCGCGAGTCACGCAAGGTGGCCGAACAGGCCCGGCAGAGCGATTGGAGCAGACCGAGCTTCGCCAAGGAGCTCTACCTGGGCCGGTTCCGGCCCGACCTCATCACCCCCCACCCGCGCCCCGCCCCCGAGGACGCCCGTCGTGGCGAGGCCTTCCTGGCCACCCTCGAGGAGTTCGTCCGGGAGCACGTGGACGGCCTGGCGATCGACCGGGACGCCCGCATCCCCGACGAGGTGGTCCAGGGCCTGGCGCGCCTGGGTGCCTTCGGCATCAAGGTCCCGGCCGCCTACGGCGGGCTGGGGCTGGGGCAGGTCCACTACAACCGGGCGCTCATGGTGCTCGGTACGGCCAGCCCGGCCCTGGGCGCGCTCGTCTCCGCGCACCAGTCCATCGGCGTGCCCGAGCCGGTCAAGCAGTTCGGCACGGAGGAGCAGAGGCAGAGGTTCCTGCCGCGGTGCGCGGCGGGCGCGATCTCCGCGTTCCTCCTCACCGAGCCCGACGTCGGCTCCGACCCGGCCCGGCTGCACACCACCGCCGCCCCCACCGACGACGGCGACTACGTCATCGACGGGGTCAAGCTGTGGTCGACCAACGGCGTGGTGGCCGAGCTGCTCGTGGTCCTCGCGCGCGTCCCCCGCTCCGAGGGGCACCCCGGGGGCATCACCGCGTTCGTCGTCGAGGCCGACAGCCCCGGCATCACGGTCGAGCGGCGCAACGCCTTCATGGGCCTGCGGGGCCTGGAGAACGGCGTCACCCGGTTCCACCAGGTGCGGGTCCCGGCCGCCAACGTCATCGGGCGTGAGGGCATGGGGCTCAAGATCGCCCTCACGACGCTGAACTCCGGTCGGCTGTCGATCCCGGCGCTGTGCGTGGGCTCGAGCAAGTGGAGCCTGAAGATCGCCCGCGAGTGGGCCGGGGCGCGCGTGCAGTGGGGCCGGCGGGTCGGCGAGCACGCCGCCGTCGCCCACAAGATCGCCTTCATCGCGACGACGACGTACGCCCAGGAGGCCGTGGTCGAGCTGGCCGGGCACCTGGCGGACTCGGGCGACACCGACATCCGCATCGAGGCGGCGCTGGCCAAGCTCTACGCCTCGGAGAAGGCGTGGCAGGTCGCCGACGCCCTCGTCCAGGTCCGCGGCGGCCGGGGCTTCGAGACGGCGGACTCCCTCGCCGCCCGCGGCGAGCGGGCGGTGCCGGTCGAGCAGGTCCTGAGGGACCTGCGCATCAACCGGATCTTCGAGGGCTCCAGCGAGATCATGCACCTGCTCATCGCCCGCGAGGCGGTGGACACCCACCTCGCGGTGGCCGGCGATCTCGTCGACCCCGAGGCCTCCCTCGGGGTGAGGGCCGGGGCGGCCGGGCGCGCGGCGGCGTTCTACGCCGGCTGGCTGCCCGGGCTGCTCACCGGGGAGGGCCAGCGGCCGGGCGCCTACGGGGAGTACGGGCCGCTGGCGACGCACCTGCGCTTCGTCGAGCGGTCCTCGCGCCGGCTGGCCCGGTCGACGTTCTACGGGATGGCGCGGTGGCAGGGCGGTCTCGAGCACAAGCAGGGCTTCCTCGGCCGGATCGT is a window from the Georgenia muralis genome containing:
- a CDS encoding IS630 family transposase, whose product is MSRSGRPKAELVLTAEEREQLMRWSRRAKSAQALALRSRIVLACAEGLDNKSVAARLGCAAATVGKWRARFVELRLDGLADEPRPGRPASISAEQVEDVVVATLESTPKNATHWSRAKMAERTGLSRSTIGRIWKAFELKPHREEGFKLSNDPLFVEKVYDVVGLYLDPPESAVVLCVDEKSQVQALARSQPALPMMPGMPERRTHDYVRHGTTSLFAAFNTADGTVISSLHRKHRAVEFKKFLTKIDTEVPDHLDVHLICDNYSTHKHPTVNRWLQAHPRFHMHFTPTYSSWINQVERFFAYVTADLLQRSDHRSVQALEADIRNWVKAWNDDPKPFIWTKTAEQILESLKRLLQRTTGAGH
- a CDS encoding type II toxin-antitoxin system PemK/MazF family toxin, which gives rise to MAELEMLTGAVAEEPLLIIAVGALLAALLLARWVRHARPRPGEIWFAEVPFGDGGGSKDRPVLVLAVDGRRCTVARFTSQDRSARRDHLRVPAGVVGLRRASWVDLRSRDLPRSAFRRRAGVPGEGLVRWYAQVSAQLPPDVRRASN
- a CDS encoding magnesium and cobalt transport protein CorA; translation: MGIVDNAVYVDGERHAEPESLDVTYDLMRLRGGMGWIGLYRPDAAEISSIAAEFGLHELALEDTVSAHQRPKIERYGDVLFTVLRPARYLEDDERVEFGEVHVFTGPDFVVTVRHAESPDLARVRRRMEQSPELLRLGPEAVLYAILDQVVDEYAPVVAGLQNDIDEIEDEVFGGDPDVSRRIYSLFREVIEFQRATQPLVGMVEALQGGFDKYGVHDELQRRLRDVTDHAVRVTERADAFRVLLQNILTVNATLVGQRQNEETQRLTETSLEQNDVVKRISAWAAILFAPTLVGGIYGMNFDHMPELHWSLGYPLALALMVATSVTMWAVFKRKGWL
- a CDS encoding transglutaminase-like domain-containing protein, which produces MRRNVSSRITLTTSAGAAELELMVAVARIPGLDIDEELSVTLDGTALLPIEHVGRHKGVVHVLDLPAGTPAGQTLEIAYRARVDGEGAVPHPPLAQERTELFTYRRPSRYAESDRLRPLALSEFRGLRGWDLVTAVSSWVGTQLSYVPGSSRVTDGAVETFLARRGVCRDYAHLVVALLRALDVPARVAAVYAPGLSPMDFHAVAEVWVDEDWHVVDATSLAPRETLLRIATGRDAADTAFLSSYGASLRLTRLSVNATVAGDLPADDLDEMVRLS
- a CDS encoding acyl-CoA dehydrogenase family protein yields the protein MAATVRPTDTTAARTGVRADGPAHVSERESRKVAEQARQSDWSRPSFAKELYLGRFRPDLITPHPRPAPEDARRGEAFLATLEEFVREHVDGLAIDRDARIPDEVVQGLARLGAFGIKVPAAYGGLGLGQVHYNRALMVLGTASPALGALVSAHQSIGVPEPVKQFGTEEQRQRFLPRCAAGAISAFLLTEPDVGSDPARLHTTAAPTDDGDYVIDGVKLWSTNGVVAELLVVLARVPRSEGHPGGITAFVVEADSPGITVERRNAFMGLRGLENGVTRFHQVRVPAANVIGREGMGLKIALTTLNSGRLSIPALCVGSSKWSLKIAREWAGARVQWGRRVGEHAAVAHKIAFIATTTYAQEAVVELAGHLADSGDTDIRIEAALAKLYASEKAWQVADALVQVRGGRGFETADSLAARGERAVPVEQVLRDLRINRIFEGSSEIMHLLIAREAVDTHLAVAGDLVDPEASLGVRAGAAGRAAAFYAGWLPGLLTGEGQRPGAYGEYGPLATHLRFVERSSRRLARSTFYGMARWQGGLEHKQGFLGRIVDIGAELFAMTAVCTRSQMQLEDDPPAVGRAAQRLAGAYCRRSRLEVERLFDELWANTDADDERLAKEVLDGTHTWAEAGIVDLSEGTGPWIADASPGPARAPDVSRRMLEVPGGVTSVADVLGGAGAAAAAPR